Part of the Dysgonomonadaceae bacterium PH5-43 genome is shown below.
GAATATGGAAATAGAATACTTCAAAAATAGCATACTGCCCTTAAAGGATAAGCTTTTTAGAAAAGCTCTATCTATTACCGAGTCGGTGGTAGATGCCCAAGATGTGGTGCAAGATGCTATGATGAAACTATGGGAGAAGAAAGGCGAGTGGAAATCCATAAATAATATAGAGGTGTTTGCTATGGTTTTAGCCAAGAATATGGCGTTAGATAAAGTAAAAAAAGTTAGATATAATTCTGATTCAATCGACTCTGATAATCTACAAAACCTACAAAATTTACAAAACAACTCTCTTATCCAGCAAGAAAAAATGGAAAAAGAAGAGAAAGAGGCGTTGGTTTGGAAGATTATCAGTCTTCTCCCTTATAATTATCAGAAAATAATTAAGCTTAGAGAGGTTGAAGAACTCTCTTATCAACAAATAGCAGAAGAAATGAATATGAGCGAAGAACAAGTAAAGGTTAATTTGTTTAGGGCTCGAAAGAAAATAAAAGAAACATACTTGAAAATTAATCGCAATGAAGAGTACTGAATATATTAAAGAACTTATAGACCGCTACTGGACGGGAGATACAAGCGTTGTTGAAGAGCAAGAAATAAAAACTTTCTTCTCTCTGAACAATAACTTGCCCGAATGTTTAGAACAGTGGAGAGATTGGTTTGAAGGAGAAAGCGCAATAACAAATCTTAAACTTAATGATGATTTCGAGAAACAGATACTGGCTAAAATATCTTCAACCGAAACAAAAAAGAAACCTAAAATAAAACAAATGATAACTCTGTCTATAGCAGTGGCGGCTATGTTTGCTATCGCTTTTGTTTTGTGGACAGATAAAACAACTTGTGATTATGATGAAATAAGTTACGCGGAAGCGGTAAGAGATTACGAAACAACAAAAGAGATGTTGTATTTGACGTCTTCAATAATTAATCAAACAAAAACAAAGGTGGAAGACAATATCTCAGAGCTAAAAGTAGTGAAAGAATATATTAAATTAAAATAAAAAGATATGAAAAAAAAACTGTTTATAGCCTTATTGGCAATGTTTGTGGCACTTCCTGCAATGTCTCAGAGTATAGTCGATTCTTTTATGAAAGGCAAAGAGGAAACTTGTGGACGGATTAATATTTCTGGTAAAATGCTTCGTATGATGGCTAATGCCGATTCAACAATGGATAACGATGCAAAGGAAATGTTTGAGAATGTCGATAAAATAAGTATTATTACCGGACTTGAAGTAGAAGAATGGGACAAACAATCTTTACGCAAACTTCTAAAAAATTACGAAGAACTTTTATCGATTATAGATGGAGACCAGAATATTTATATGTACACAAAAGACAATAAGAAGTACACCGAAGAGTTTGTAGCCTGCATTTATACTGGAGATACTTTGCTTCTTATTAGTATTACAGGAAAAATAGATGTAAATAAACTTGCGGAGCTTTCGGATAGTGTAGGTATTGAAGGATTAGACAGCCTGAAGAAAATAAATGATTAATTAAATAGCAATGAAAAAGACAATTACATTAGTGGTGTTGGCATTACTAACGCTCACGGTGCAAGCTAAAAGTAAATCATTCCACGAACAGTATGTTAGCATTCGCACAGAAATGGAAGAGCAAGATGAAATTTCTTTTCTTAAGATGACATTAAACGAAGAAGATATTCAGAAGCAGATACTAAAGAGTGTAAATGCAGATGATGAAACAGCAAAAGTATTTCAAGAAGCTGAACAGATAAACATAGCGTTCGATATGAATAAAGAAGAAATGCTTGATAATGGTAAATTTAAGACCCTTTTGAAATCTTATGACGAGTTAATTGCTTGTTATGACGCAGAGATTAAGGCTTCTTTTTTCGGAAAAACAAAAAAAGATAAGGTAGAGGAACTTATAGTTCTTTTACATATAGATGAAAACGCGCTTGTCTATGTTAATTTTATATTCAAAAAGGCTGTTAATGTTGATTTCCTTTTGAAAGATACAGAAGCTCTAAAGAGCGTTATGAACCTTAAGCTTTCAAGCAAGACCGCAACTTTTGATTAAAAAGAATAAGATTAAAGAAGTTTTATAAAGAAAATAAATAATTAATTACACAAAAATGAAAAAGACAATTACATTAGTTGTGTTGGTGTTACTAACGTTAACAGTGCAGGCGAAAGATAAATCATTTTATGATGAGTATCTTAAAATTAGAACAGTAATCGAAGATGAAGACGAAGAAGATGGAATATTTGTTCAGAAGTTTAACGAAAAGGAGATAAAGAAACAAATATATAGTATTGATGAAAAAGAAAAAGAAAAAGAAGCAGCTTTAGGTGATAAGTTGCTTAGAGAGGCAAAACAGTTAACCGTAGTGATGGATATGAATGAAGAGGCTTTGCCTTCTGTTGCTGAATTTAATAAGCTTTTGAAGCCTTACGAAGAATTGGTTGCCTTTAATGAAGAAGAGACTGTTATTGGAATTTTTGGCAAAATGAAGAAAGATAAAGCCAAAGAACTTCTTATTTTTGTGCGAGCAGAAGATGCAGTTGTTATATTTGTTAATATAGTTTTTAAGAAACCAATTAGTCTTGATTTTCTTTTGGAAGATGAAGAAGCTCTGAAAAGTATTATACAATTCTAAGCTGTAATATAATTTGATAATAAAGTTTACAAAAAAGGCTGACAAGTTTTATACCTGTCAGCCTTAATTATGTTAAAGGGTTATTACTTGCTTGTATTTTCCTCTATCCATTGGCGAGCATTAACAAAAGCTTCTATCCAAGGAGTAACCTCGTCGTTTTTACGATCTAAAGGATAGTTAGCGCACTGCCAAGGCATTAACGAACGCTCTAAGTGAGGCATTATTGCTAAGTGACGACCATCGCGTGAACAAAGCGCCGCTGTTGAGTAAGCCGAACCGTTAGGATTAGCAGGATAACCGTCGTAAACATACTTAGCTGCAATGTTGTATTTTTTCTCTTCTAAAGGAAGATGGAACTTTCCTTCTCCGTGAGCAACCCAGATACCAAGTTTATTCCCAGCTAAAGACTTAAACATTACAGATTTGTTTTTAGGAATTTCTACAGAAACAAACTCCGACTCAAACTTATGCGAATTGTTATGTAGCATCGCAGGCTTTTCTTTATGGGTAATACCAAGTAGATTAAGCTCTATCATAAGCTGACAACCATTACAAACACCTAAACTTAAAGTATCGGGGCGTGCATAGAAGTATTCTAATGCTTGTTTAGACTTTTCGTTGTACTTAAATGCTCCAGCCCAACCTTTAGCAGAGCCAAGAACGTCTGAGTTTGAGAAGCCGCCACAGAACACTATTAGGTTTATGTCTTCAAGAGTTTCTCTGCCCGAAGCCAAGTCGGTCATATGCACGTCTTTTACATCAAAACCTGCCAAGTATAAAGAGTAAGCCATCTCACGTTCTCCATTAGTTCCTTTCTCACGAATAATAGCCGCTTTAATACCTGAAGTATTCTTACGGTCGGAAGATAGTCCATATTGTGCTAAAGAACCTGTAAACGATTTGTTAAACTTAAATTGTAAAGGTTGTTCTTTGTAGTTCTCGAAACGTTCTTTTGCAAGCTTATCGCCAGTTTGTTTTCTGTCTAACAAATAAGATGAAGAATACCAAACATCGCGCAAATAATCTATTCCGAAATGATATTGAGCATTGTCTTTAGATATTAGAATATGACGCTCTTTGCTTGGCTTACCAATACGAGCAAAGCCTATTCCTTTATCTTTAAGCAAGCTCTCGAACTCTTTTCTATTTTCTGTTTGAACAAGTACTCCAGGGTTTTCGCTGAACAATATTTTAATAAGGTCAGTTTCTTTTATCTTGTCTAAGTTTATGTCTAATCCGCCTTCAACATTAGCGAAACACATTTCTAAAAGAGCAGTAATCATACCACCAGCCGAAATATCGTGTCCTGCTATTATTAAATCTTTTTCTATTAACTCTTGAACTGCATTGAAAGCATTCTTGAAATATTCTGCATCTTTAACTGTTGGCACTTCGCTTCCTACGGCATTAAGAGTCTGAGCAAAAGCAGAGCCTCCAAGTTTAAGTTTATCGAACGAGAAGTCGATATAATATAAGGTAGAATAAAACTTGTTTACTAATACTGGCGAAACAATTTTCTTTATATCTGAAACTTCACCAGCTGCAGAGATAATAACCGTGCCTGGAGAGTAAACTTTGTCTTGACCATATTTCTGAGTCATTGATAAAGAGTCTTTTCCTGTAGGGATATTAATTCCTAACTGACAAGCAAAATCAGAACAAGCTTCAACTGCTTTGTAAAGGCGAGCGTCTTCTCCAGGATTCTTACAAGGCCACATCCAGTTTGCACTTAAAGATACGCTTTCTAACTTGTCTTTAAGGGGAGCAAACACTATGTTGGTTAAAGATTCGGCTATCGCCATAACAGAACCTGCCGCAGAATCGGCTAACGCAACCTGAGGAGCGTGTCCTATTGAAGTAGCGATACCTGCTTTACCTTTGTAGTCGAGAGAAACCGCACCTAAATCACTAAGAGGTAACTGTATTTCTCCCTGACATTGCTGGCGCGCAACTTTACCTGTTACTGAACGGTCTACTTTATTAGTAAGCCAATCTTTACAAGCAACGGCTTCAAGTTGAAGAACGTTCTCTAAATGTTCGTGTAGGTTTTTAATATTGTATTCAGGAGCTTTGTACTCTTCGGTAATCGTACTGTCGTTCATTATAGTACGAGGCGGTTTCCCAAAGAAGTCAGCAAGTTGCATATCTAAAGGTTTGCGTCCGTCAGCTTGTTCAAACACAAACTGCATATCGCCAGTTGTTTCTCCCACAACGTACATAGGAGAACGCTCACGTTCAGCAATATTACGAACTCTTTCTATGTCTTTATTTTGAAGAACCATACCCATTCTCTCCTGACTCTCGTTACCAATAATTTCTTTCGCAGAAAGAGTAGGGTCGCCAACAGGTAGTTTGTCAATTTCTATTTTACCTCCAGTAGTTTCTACAAGTTCGGATAAGCAGTTTAAGTGACCACCTGCTCCGTGGTCGTGAATAGAAACAATAGGATTGTCGTTAGATTCAGCTAATGTGCGAATTACATTCGCAGCGCGTTTCTGCATCTCAGGATTAGCGCGTTGTACGGCATTAAGTTCAATGCCACTTGAATATTCGCCAGTGTCTACTGATGATACAGCTCCACCTCCCATACCAATACGATAGTTGTCGCCTCCTAAAAGAACAACTTTCTCTCCTGATTTAACATTGCCTTTAAGGGCATCTTCTTTCTTTGCGTAGCCAACACCACCAGCAAGCATTATAACTTTGTCGAAGGCAAACTTTTTGTCGTTTTCTTCGTGCTCGAAAGTAAGTACAGAACCACAAATAAGAGGTTGTCCAAATTTGTTGCCAAAGTCAGAAGCACCATTAGATGCTTTTATTAATATTTGTTCTGGAGTTTGATATAACCATTTTCTTGGTGGCATAGATTCTTCCCAACTGCGATTTGTTTCTGTGCGAGGGTACGAAGTCATATAAACAGCAGTACCAGCAATAGGAAGAGAAGCTTTTCCACCGCCTAAACGGTCGCGAATTTCACCGCCTGTTCCTGTTGAGGCACCATTGAAAGGCTCTACTGTTGTAGGGAAGTTGTGAGTCTCAGCTTTTAGAGAGATTACCGTTTCAATATCTTTAGTATAAAAGAAATCTGGTTTGTCGCCGCTTGCAGGAGCAAACTGTTCAACAACCGGACCTTGGTTGAATGCTACATTATCTTTGTAAGCCGACACCAATTGATTATGGTTAACCTTTGATGTTTTCTTAATGAGTTGAAATAAAGAAGACTCTTTTTCTTCTCCATCAATCACAAAGGTACCGTTAAATATCTTATGACGACAATGTTCTGAGTTTACTTGTGAGAAACCAAACACTTCACTGTCGGTAAGCTTGCGGTTCATTTTCTTGCTTACCTCGTTAAGATAGTCAATCTCTTCTTGAGAAAGAGCAAGACCTTCCTCTTCGTTATACTTTGCAATATTGTCAATCTCTTTAATTGCTTCAGGCTTTTTGTTAATGGTAAAGACATCTTGGTTTATGCCTTCGTATATACGTTGAAGCATAGGGTCGTAAGAAGCATTTTTATTTTCAACAATGAAAAATTCTTCTATTCTTACGATGCCTTTAATACTCATAATCTGAGTAATTTCAACGGCATT
Proteins encoded:
- a CDS encoding RNA polymerase sigma factor (sigma-70 family) (product_source=TIGR02937; cath_funfam=1.10.10.10,1.10.1740.10; cog=COG1595; pfam=PF04542,PF08281; superfamily=88659,88946; tigrfam=TIGR02937), whose translation is MEIEYFKNSILPLKDKLFRKALSITESVVDAQDVVQDAMMKLWEKKGEWKSINNIEVFAMVLAKNMALDKVKKVRYNSDSIDSDNLQNLQNLQNNSLIQQEKMEKEEKEALVWKIISLLPYNYQKIIKLREVEELSYQQIAEEMNMSEEQVKVNLFRARKKIKETYLKINRNEEY
- a CDS encoding hypothetical protein (product_source=Hypo-rule applied; transmembrane_helix_parts=Inside_1_85,TMhelix_86_103,Outside_104_161) — its product is MKSTEYIKELIDRYWTGDTSVVEEQEIKTFFSLNNNLPECLEQWRDWFEGESAITNLKLNDDFEKQILAKISSTETKKKPKIKQMITLSIAVAAMFAIAFVLWTDKTTCDYDEISYAEAVRDYETTKEMLYLTSSIINQTKTKVEDNISELKVVKEYIKLK
- a CDS encoding NAD(P)H-hydrate repair Nnr-like enzyme with NAD(P)H-hydrate dehydratase domain (product_source=COG0063; cath_funfam=1.20.58.60; cleavage_site_network=SignalP-noTM; cog=COG0063; pfam=PF14060; smart=SM00454; superfamily=140560; transmembrane_helix_parts=Inside_1_4,TMhelix_5_24,Outside_25_163) — protein: MKKKLFIALLAMFVALPAMSQSIVDSFMKGKEETCGRINISGKMLRMMANADSTMDNDAKEMFENVDKISIITGLEVEEWDKQSLRKLLKNYEELLSIIDGDQNIYMYTKDNKKYTEEFVACIYTGDTLLLISITGKIDVNKLAELSDSVGIEGLDSLKKIND
- a CDS encoding hypothetical protein (product_source=Hypo-rule applied; cleavage_site_network=SignalP-noTM; smart=SM01418; superfamily=159871): MKKTITLVVLALLTLTVQAKSKSFHEQYVSIRTEMEEQDEISFLKMTLNEEDIQKQILKSVNADDETAKVFQEAEQINIAFDMNKEEMLDNGKFKTLLKSYDELIACYDAEIKASFFGKTKKDKVEELIVLLHIDENALVYVNFIFKKAVNVDFLLKDTEALKSVMNLKLSSKTATFD
- a CDS encoding CHASE2 domain-containing sensor protein (product_source=COG4252; cath_funfam=1.20.58.60; cleavage_site_network=SignalP-noTM; cog=COG4252; pfam=PF14060), with the protein product MKKTITLVVLVLLTLTVQAKDKSFYDEYLKIRTVIEDEDEEDGIFVQKFNEKEIKKQIYSIDEKEKEKEAALGDKLLREAKQLTVVMDMNEEALPSVAEFNKLLKPYEELVAFNEEETVIGIFGKMKKDKAKELLIFVRAEDAVVIFVNIVFKKPISLDFLLEDEEALKSIIQF
- a CDS encoding phosphoribosylformylglycinamidine synthase (product_source=KO:K01952; cath_funfam=3.30.1330.10,3.40.50.880,3.90.650.10; cog=COG0046,COG0047; ko=KO:K01952; pfam=PF02769,PF13507,PF18072,PF18076; smart=SM01211; superfamily=109736,52317,55326,56042,82697; tigrfam=TIGR01735) encodes the protein MILFFKTSTQSIIAVEAGQQLDKEDIKKLIWLFGNAEQVKQKNIEGVFIGPRREMITPWSTNAVEITQIMSIKGIVRIEEFFIVENKNASYDPMLQRIYEGINQDVFTINKKPEAIKEIDNIAKYNEEEGLALSQEEIDYLNEVSKKMNRKLTDSEVFGFSQVNSEHCRHKIFNGTFVIDGEEKESSLFQLIKKTSKVNHNQLVSAYKDNVAFNQGPVVEQFAPASGDKPDFFYTKDIETVISLKAETHNFPTTVEPFNGASTGTGGEIRDRLGGGKASLPIAGTAVYMTSYPRTETNRSWEESMPPRKWLYQTPEQILIKASNGASDFGNKFGQPLICGSVLTFEHEENDKKFAFDKVIMLAGGVGYAKKEDALKGNVKSGEKVVLLGGDNYRIGMGGGAVSSVDTGEYSSGIELNAVQRANPEMQKRAANVIRTLAESNDNPIVSIHDHGAGGHLNCLSELVETTGGKIEIDKLPVGDPTLSAKEIIGNESQERMGMVLQNKDIERVRNIAERERSPMYVVGETTGDMQFVFEQADGRKPLDMQLADFFGKPPRTIMNDSTITEEYKAPEYNIKNLHEHLENVLQLEAVACKDWLTNKVDRSVTGKVARQQCQGEIQLPLSDLGAVSLDYKGKAGIATSIGHAPQVALADSAAGSVMAIAESLTNIVFAPLKDKLESVSLSANWMWPCKNPGEDARLYKAVEACSDFACQLGINIPTGKDSLSMTQKYGQDKVYSPGTVIISAAGEVSDIKKIVSPVLVNKFYSTLYYIDFSFDKLKLGGSAFAQTLNAVGSEVPTVKDAEYFKNAFNAVQELIEKDLIIAGHDISAGGMITALLEMCFANVEGGLDINLDKIKETDLIKILFSENPGVLVQTENRKEFESLLKDKGIGFARIGKPSKERHILISKDNAQYHFGIDYLRDVWYSSSYLLDRKQTGDKLAKERFENYKEQPLQFKFNKSFTGSLAQYGLSSDRKNTSGIKAAIIREKGTNGEREMAYSLYLAGFDVKDVHMTDLASGRETLEDINLIVFCGGFSNSDVLGSAKGWAGAFKYNEKSKQALEYFYARPDTLSLGVCNGCQLMIELNLLGITHKEKPAMLHNNSHKFESEFVSVEIPKNKSVMFKSLAGNKLGIWVAHGEGKFHLPLEEKKYNIAAKYVYDGYPANPNGSAYSTAALCSRDGRHLAIMPHLERSLMPWQCANYPLDRKNDEVTPWIEAFVNARQWIEENTSK